From the genome of Nicotiana tabacum cultivar K326 chromosome 17, ASM71507v2, whole genome shotgun sequence:
TAAGAAGTGAAAGGAGCTGTGATACATATTCTCTTTTTCCCGCACATAGTAATGCCAAGTATATATAGATGTGTATTGATAAGCACTTGAAAAATGCGGTTCAGAAGTACTTTCTCGCTTGCAATGAACTTGATATCTTTTCCTTTTGAGGTTTCTCTGCAGGCTGGTCTTATAATAAACTGGAAGTTATTTTATTAGAGAATTTTACTGTTTAAGGATTATTGTATAGCATGTTTAAAAGTATAACCTTTTAGGCTTCTTTCGTGTGTCAGAGAAAAGCATCTGACTTGCACTTGATCTCTGTCTTCTGTTCCCAGTTCCTTCTGGTGTCCTTCCCATTCTGGATTTCACAATTACTTTTTTATGCAGGATTCTCCCTCTTCCTCGCTTTCATGATCGATAGACTACACCATTATATAAGAGAACTTAGTATGAGAAGGAAGACCATGGAAGCTGTGAAAAAGCAAAACAGAGCCTTTGAGGATGGAAAAAGTGGAGCTTCTGAGGAGATCAAAACTTTGGAGGAAGAGGCAAGTGCATTGCGTGGAAAAATTAAACAGCTGGAGTCAGAACTGCAGGAGAAGGCCAAAGAAGCAAGCGGTGCTGAAGCCAATGCAGTTGCTCTAAAAAAGCAGTCAGAAGGATTTCTTCTTGAATATGACCGCTTACTTGAGGAAAACCAAAATCTTCGTTCTCAATTGCAATCACTGGATCGTACATTGTCACGCTCTGATAGCAAGAAGGTGTCCTAAAGAACCGTGTGTCGCTGTGTATGAACCATGTCTCATTATGTCTTGTTAATACCTTCGCATCTTTCCAGCTCAAAATCTGAATGAGGTGTAAGAATCCAGAGTTCCGAGAGTACTTTTCATTTTACTCTATGATATAGTCTTTGTGTCCTTAAATTTCTGTTGTGGGATAAGGGGTTAGCATATATGAATGGTAGAAgctttttttctttcaatatttaGTGTACTTTATCCTCTTGAAATGTGGCCTGCGTCTGCTGTCATTGCCAACTTCATCCAGTAAGACGCCTTTCCAGAAAGTACTTGTAGGTTGATTGGTTATGAAATTTCTTCAGCATTGTTAAACCCTTTTAATCGGATTCCTTTTTTATGCATTGACTCGGATATTGCTCTCAAAATCCATGCACTTAGTGGGTTCTTGTTGAATATTTGGTTTCTTCATTCAAGTAGTGTTTCCTGTCAAATATTCCTTCATTTTAGCAGATGCacacttttgtttttaaatttgtaTGTGTGCCAAGTTCAGCTGGCGACTTCAAGCAGAGCTTAAAACAGTATGTTCTTGTGTATCTAGGGACTGATGATCAcaggaagaaaaaagagagaaatatgTATGTACTTTATTTGAGAGGAAAATAAGAGCATGTTTGGAAAGCTACCTTTTAATTGGACGTGGGTGTAATTACCCAATTTTGGACTTTTTATTTGGTTAAGTAGTTACTTGGTAATTATGAAATTTGGTATAATTGAAGGGGACCAATTACACTCTCCAACTCTCAAGGGGGAGGTGAGATTTATTGGTAAATTACATAATGTAATTACAAGGTAACTTTTTAATACCTagtaatatataaaatttaatatttctTATATGCAATTAAAGTCTATTTACTTGTTCATCTAAAAagatttatttaattttgttgttatttaattttaaaataaaaaatatttaattactaaTTACACTTGTGCAATCAACATGACACATGTATTATATTATAATTACTTACATCAAACAAAATAGGCCTATTTAATTACTATATTGTGTAATTATTATCCTAGTAACTACACCAAATTCAATTACAATGTATCATTCCAAACACAAAATTATGCTGAGTGGACCTTTTTAGGATCATTGTTTAAATTTTAACACCGATAATAAAAATCCTGGGAAAATAGCCTTCAGGCAGAATTTTGGGCAGCGCTTCTAGCGATCGCTAGAATTTTTCTGGCAATTGTCATGTTTTGTGGCAAATTCTAGTGATAACCGTATGAAAAATTCTAGCGATTGCCATGTTTTGTGACAAATCTTGATGATCACCATATGAAAAAATTCTAGCAATTGCCATATTTTGTGATAAATTCTAATGATCATCACATGAAAAATTCAGAAAGGCAAATCCTGATGATCATCACATGGAAATGCTTCCCCAAATTCTAATAGAAGGTTATTTTTCCAAGACTTTTCTTACTTGAGTTATTCCTCAAATTCTGATCCTATTTATGCAATCCACCCTTCCCAACAGGCTCTAAGTGAAAATGCAATTAGGAACTGCGGTATTATTAGATTTATTCTTCAAATGTTTTTTGGAGAAGTTTAAATCTATATCACGCGAAACCTTGTCAACATTAGGTCGCTTAGCAAATTAAGACTTAAAGACGAGTCAGAgggtttggctaagcttataagttgGTAAAATCAATTTGACCAGTTTATAAGTACTTTTTTTGGCTTATctattttggtaaaattaaaagtgtttataagtcaaaaataaggtaaaaagtcataagttggtcatCCCCGACTTATAATTTTTTAGCTTATAAGTACTTTtaatttgaccaaaatttttatattatattccTAAAATACTTCTTTATTTGAAACATAATTCCTAACCCATCAATTGTCCCGTCACCTTCTTGCCATTATCTCGAATGAGCAAGTTTGGATATTCTCATATAATGGATGTTTGTTTTtattagaaataaagaaatctTGAATACTTTTATTTTCTATATGAATATTTTGTGCACTATCTAAGTATATTTTTACTAACAAACTTTATTCAAGTTATTAATTAATGTATGTTAgtttaatataaaataatttatatttatataaaataatat
Proteins encoded in this window:
- the LOC107759328 gene encoding uncharacterized protein LOC107759328 codes for the protein MIQLLFTLIFAEMALIVVFVFKTPLRKLVIMGLDRVKRGRGPIIVKTVAGTVFVVMLSTIYSIASIRTRWMDEGGDITPTDQILLAQHLLEASLMGFSLFLAFMIDRLHHYIRELSMRRKTMEAVKKQNRAFEDGKSGASEEIKTLEEEASALRGKIKQLESELQEKAKEASGAEANAVALKKQSEGFLLEYDRLLEENQNLRSQLQSLDRTLSRSDSKKVS